A genomic region of Candidatus Eisenbacteria bacterium contains the following coding sequences:
- a CDS encoding ATP-binding cassette domain-containing protein: MGSTAALETQALTRVFKARRRAGEVRALQGIDLTVHRGECFGLLGPNGAGKSTLIKILTTLLLPTSGRAFVAGYDVVDEPLQVRGRINLVSGGDSSGYGILTVRETLHLFSQFYGVPVPLARRRAEELMQVTGLSEKADARLSGLSTGMRQKLNFARGFMSDPEIIFLDEPTLGLDVEASRDIRGFIARWVRERPERTVLLTTHYMMEADELCGRVAIIDHGRILALDAPTALKRTLPAEPVFELQLSAAGKDLDGLREIVGVRSISHHAHPATGAVELKVAVVEDDVIGEVLGRLKGLERSVLHLTKMEPTLETVFIHHVGRGLTDEESGDRNES, encoded by the coding sequence ATCGGTTCCACCGCAGCCCTTGAGACACAGGCTCTCACCCGGGTCTTCAAGGCCCGCCGCAGAGCGGGGGAAGTGCGCGCGCTCCAGGGAATCGACCTCACGGTGCATCGCGGGGAATGCTTCGGCCTCCTCGGCCCGAACGGCGCGGGGAAGAGCACCCTCATCAAGATTCTGACGACGCTTCTTCTGCCGACTTCCGGGCGTGCCTTCGTCGCGGGCTACGACGTCGTCGACGAGCCTTTACAGGTAAGGGGCAGGATCAATCTCGTGTCGGGGGGCGATAGCTCCGGCTACGGGATCCTCACGGTGCGCGAGACGTTGCATCTTTTCTCCCAGTTCTACGGCGTCCCGGTGCCGCTCGCGCGGCGTCGGGCCGAAGAGCTCATGCAGGTGACCGGGCTCTCGGAGAAGGCGGACGCTCGGCTCTCGGGGCTCTCGACGGGGATGCGCCAAAAGCTCAATTTCGCGCGCGGATTCATGAGCGACCCGGAAATCATCTTCCTCGATGAGCCGACGCTGGGCTTGGATGTCGAGGCGTCCCGGGACATCCGCGGCTTCATCGCCCGCTGGGTCCGCGAGCGGCCGGAGCGAACCGTGCTTCTGACGACCCACTATATGATGGAGGCGGATGAGCTCTGCGGCCGCGTCGCGATCATCGATCACGGGAGGATCCTCGCCCTGGACGCGCCGACGGCCTTGAAGCGCACGCTCCCCGCCGAGCCGGTCTTCGAGCTCCAATTGAGCGCGGCGGGGAAGGATCTGGACGGGCTTCGCGAGATCGTTGGGGTGCGCTCGATCTCGCACCACGCCCACCCCGCGACCGGAGCGGTCGAGCTCAAGGTCGCGGTCGTCGAGGATGATGTGATCGGGGAAGTGCTCGGCCGGCTCAAGGGTCTGGAACGCTCGGTCCTCCACCTGACCAAAATGGAGCCGACGCTCGAGACCGTGTTCATCCATCACGTGGGCCGGGGCTTGACCGACGAGGAGAGCGGCGATCGAAATGAATCGTGA